A genomic region of Fervidobacterium gondwanense DSM 13020 contains the following coding sequences:
- a CDS encoding Na+/H+ antiporter subunit E, translating into MCVNFSVLIVTFFTWLLLTWSLDVQEVIVGLVVSFAISIIFKRYYNIKFNAKFVPGLFKFFFVYIPVFVWEMLKANFDVASRVLDSKVRVKPGFVRVKTSLKGDIAKLTLANSITLTPGTIAVDMKDDELYVHWIEVGGTDENSKRTFYGRLERFLKGVYE; encoded by the coding sequence ATGTGCGTGAATTTTTCGGTACTCATTGTTACTTTTTTCACATGGTTGTTGTTAACGTGGTCCCTTGATGTTCAAGAGGTTATTGTTGGATTAGTGGTATCGTTTGCTATTTCCATTATTTTCAAACGCTACTACAACATCAAGTTCAACGCCAAGTTCGTACCCGGACTTTTCAAGTTTTTCTTTGTTTACATACCGGTTTTCGTTTGGGAGATGCTGAAAGCAAATTTTGACGTCGCTTCAAGAGTGTTGGACAGTAAAGTACGTGTTAAACCGGGGTTTGTTAGAGTTAAGACATCTTTGAAGGGTGATATTGCCAAATTGACGCTCGCCAATTCGATAACCCTAACACCAGGAACGATTGCTGTTGACATGAAAGATGACGAGCTTTACGTACACTGGATAGAAGTTGGAGGTACCGATGAGAACTCAAAACGCACGTTTTATGGTAGACTTGAAAGGTTCTTGAAGGGGGTGTACGAATGA
- a CDS encoding monovalent cation/H+ antiporter complex subunit F, with protein MSGSLLIDLIVFGFTGLGIFLTLIRFLLGPTSFERLVAVDMMNVMFIGVLVMIAYIFKNNMYMDIALLYGLLTFIETLVFARYLENRAAKTADGDKR; from the coding sequence ATGAGTGGCTCTCTTTTAATCGATTTAATTGTCTTTGGATTCACTGGACTCGGTATTTTCTTAACGCTCATCAGGTTCTTGCTCGGTCCAACGAGTTTCGAAAGATTGGTCGCTGTGGATATGATGAACGTCATGTTCATAGGCGTTCTAGTTATGATTGCGTACATATTCAAGAACAATATGTACATGGATATTGCTTTGCTATACGGTTTACTCACTTTTATCGAGACTTTAGTCTTTGCTCGCTATCTTGAAAATCGGGCAGCAAAGACTGCGGACGGTGATAAGAGATGA
- the mnhG gene encoding monovalent cation/H(+) antiporter subunit G produces the protein MTEIIREIVGYTLTALGAFFYFLAGLGLIRMPDVYTKLQASTKATTLGTFSIALGIGILNPEFFGKSIILIAFVALTNPVASSVMIRAAYKNNAPACKETCIDEIAELKNNAVEKAVTGGEGNE, from the coding sequence ATGACTGAGATAATAAGAGAAATCGTAGGCTATACGCTCACCGCGCTTGGTGCGTTTTTCTATTTCCTTGCAGGTTTAGGTTTGATTAGAATGCCGGATGTTTATACAAAGCTCCAAGCTTCAACAAAGGCAACGACTCTCGGAACCTTTTCTATCGCGCTTGGGATAGGTATTCTCAATCCAGAATTCTTCGGAAAGTCGATTATATTAATCGCCTTCGTAGCCCTAACAAACCCTGTTGCATCATCTGTAATGATTCGAGCAGCTTACAAAAACAACGCACCCGCATGCAAAGAGACTTGTATTGATGAAATAGCAGAACTAAAAAACAATGCGGTAGAAAAAGCTGTTACGGGTGGTGAGGGCAATGAGTAA
- a CDS encoding Na(+)/H(+) antiporter subunit B, giving the protein MSNLKEFLTSLELIDYVSYLVGGLMVVFGIFAVEAKKIFDSLLALSALSMLSVLIFVVLKAPDVAITEAAVGSGLASAVMIFALFRISNPENKRGNKNKAGEEE; this is encoded by the coding sequence ATGAGTAATTTGAAAGAGTTTTTAACAAGTTTAGAGCTCATCGATTATGTATCTTATTTGGTCGGCGGATTGATGGTAGTCTTTGGAATCTTTGCCGTTGAAGCAAAAAAGATATTCGATTCATTGCTTGCACTTTCTGCTTTAAGCATGTTGTCAGTATTGATATTTGTCGTATTGAAAGCACCAGATGTAGCAATCACGGAAGCGGCAGTTGGTTCAGGACTTGCAAGTGCTGTGATGATTTTTGCACTATTTAGAATTAGCAATCCGGAAAATAAACGAGGCAATAAGAACAAGGCAGGTGAGGAAGAATGA
- the mbhE gene encoding hydrogen gas-evolving membrane-bound hydrogenase subunit E, which translates to MRRIWAILLSAVFLYFFFTVYAPTLPEFGMFDMYRRVSFDYISKSTTKEYSPVEFKKSSNLEEGSANVVTSIVVNYRSFDTLGEVTVLFTAALGVGLLASYKKRRIEFENHNVLSTATGIVLPIILLFGAYIFIHGHLTPGGGFPGGTIIGLGVLLLILGRTDFKVSEVAKYTEGVAGAGYVLVGLVGIALAGTFLANFLPTGTVGYLFSAGVVPIVYTLIGFKVGAELSNIISEMREG; encoded by the coding sequence ATGAGGCGCATATGGGCAATCCTGCTTTCAGCTGTATTTTTATACTTCTTCTTCACAGTCTATGCTCCAACTCTTCCTGAGTTTGGCATGTTTGACATGTATAGGAGAGTTTCGTTTGATTATATAAGCAAATCAACGACAAAAGAGTACTCACCTGTGGAATTTAAGAAGTCATCCAACCTTGAAGAAGGCAGTGCAAATGTTGTCACTTCAATTGTTGTGAACTACCGTTCTTTCGACACGCTTGGAGAAGTCACTGTACTATTCACAGCAGCACTTGGTGTCGGTTTGCTCGCATCCTACAAGAAAAGAAGAATAGAGTTCGAAAACCACAACGTTCTTTCAACCGCAACAGGTATAGTGTTACCGATAATTTTACTCTTCGGGGCTTACATCTTTATACACGGGCACCTCACACCCGGTGGTGGATTTCCAGGCGGTACGATAATTGGGCTTGGAGTTCTGTTGTTAATTCTTGGAAGAACGGACTTCAAAGTATCCGAAGTGGCTAAGTACACAGAAGGTGTAGCAGGTGCCGGGTACGTTCTCGTTGGATTGGTAGGAATAGCTTTGGCAGGAACGTTTTTGGCAAATTTCCTCCCAACAGGTACGGTAGGATACTTGTTCAGCGCAGGCGTTGTGCCGATAGTCTATACTCTGATAGGCTTCAAGGTTGGAGCAGAGCTTTCGAATATAATTTCAGAAATGAGGGAGGGATAA
- a CDS encoding sodium:proton antiporter: protein MLYYISFVLFGIGLYGIISQKNLFKQLVSLTIIDTAVNIFIVSLGYLKGAEAPIYSVITPVANFVDPLPQALVLTAIVIGVGTLALGAMLLVHINEEYGSVDPDEIRAAKEVIE, encoded by the coding sequence ATGCTTTACTACATCTCGTTTGTCCTCTTTGGCATAGGTCTTTATGGAATCATCTCCCAAAAGAACCTTTTTAAACAGCTTGTATCTTTGACAATAATTGATACCGCTGTCAATATTTTCATTGTCTCGCTCGGCTATCTCAAAGGTGCGGAGGCTCCTATCTACTCTGTGATAACTCCTGTCGCAAATTTCGTTGATCCTCTCCCGCAAGCGCTCGTCCTTACAGCAATAGTTATCGGCGTTGGAACTTTAGCTCTTGGTGCAATGCTTTTAGTACACATCAACGAAGAATACGGCTCTGTTGACCCAGATGAAATTCGCGCAGCAAAGGAAGTGATAGAATGA
- a CDS encoding complex I subunit 5 family protein: MITLLIAVPLALAFATVAFPKASKYILPIALIFNLVLLFGFLKPGTLVQVGNWPAAYGIALLLDNVNYPFLLFVNILLLAISLTADFKEKHGILLLVLTASLNGLLLTGDFFNSFVFLEIISAIAYILAAEKKNSYAAFKYLIFGAVAGTLYLIGAVTVYVYAGTLNMGYASFIVAPQYMEIAGIFMLLALLIELKVLPLGLWAPDVYSNGSSLTPVVLGTAVTASIFYLFARIFFTITLPVRFELVFILSTISIIVAQLAALKQKNLGRALAYMAIAGASTVVAALSAAVHGEDTLLSAAFFYLFADVVSVFVLFSIFAYLSHKGFKGNTTVGLAFTIASLSIIGLPLTAGFWAKINLLQSLFEMNNLILPAVLLISTVIEAGYLIKWNVELWYKDQEEQEDESYIPFGTQLVVLLLALVLIIVGFMPQLITDKTHSIATSLTDFRTYFDTLLKGGM, translated from the coding sequence ATGATTACTTTGCTAATTGCTGTCCCTCTTGCCCTCGCTTTTGCTACGGTAGCCTTTCCAAAGGCAAGCAAGTACATCTTACCAATCGCCCTTATATTTAATCTAGTTTTGCTTTTCGGATTCTTGAAGCCAGGCACGTTGGTTCAAGTTGGTAATTGGCCCGCTGCTTATGGTATAGCACTTTTGCTTGATAATGTGAATTATCCATTCCTTTTATTCGTGAATATCCTTTTGCTTGCAATATCACTCACCGCAGATTTTAAAGAAAAGCATGGGATTTTGCTCCTTGTGCTTACAGCATCGTTAAATGGGCTGTTGCTCACAGGTGATTTCTTTAACTCATTTGTGTTCCTTGAAATCATATCCGCAATAGCTTACATACTTGCAGCTGAAAAGAAAAACTCTTATGCAGCGTTCAAGTACCTCATTTTCGGTGCTGTTGCAGGAACCCTTTATTTGATAGGTGCAGTAACAGTGTACGTCTATGCAGGTACTTTGAATATGGGATATGCAAGTTTCATCGTTGCACCACAGTATATGGAAATTGCCGGCATTTTCATGCTCTTGGCTCTATTGATAGAGTTGAAAGTCCTTCCTCTTGGACTTTGGGCACCCGATGTGTATTCAAATGGTTCTTCTCTAACACCTGTTGTGCTCGGAACGGCTGTCACCGCTTCGATTTTCTACCTTTTCGCGAGGATTTTCTTTACAATAACACTTCCTGTCAGATTTGAATTGGTCTTCATCCTTTCAACGATTTCAATCATCGTAGCTCAGTTGGCTGCCTTAAAACAGAAAAATCTTGGAAGAGCACTTGCTTACATGGCAATAGCTGGTGCAAGCACGGTAGTGGCAGCACTGTCTGCCGCAGTTCATGGAGAGGATACACTACTTTCAGCTGCTTTCTTTTATCTCTTTGCCGATGTTGTATCAGTATTCGTGCTCTTCTCAATTTTCGCTTACTTGTCACACAAGGGCTTTAAAGGAAACACCACAGTAGGTTTGGCATTTACAATCGCTTCACTTTCGATAATAGGATTACCTCTCACAGCTGGATTCTGGGCGAAAATCAACCTACTTCAATCACTCTTTGAGATGAATAATTTAATTCTTCCTGCTGTATTATTAATTTCAACAGTCATAGAGGCTGGTTATCTCATCAAGTGGAACGTTGAGCTGTGGTACAAAGACCAAGAAGAACAAGAAGATGAAAGCTACATACCATTTGGTACGCAGCTTGTTGTGCTACTCTTAGCTCTTGTACTTATCATCGTAGGTTTCATGCCACAGCTAATCACAGACAAGACTCACAGCATAGCTACGTCGTTAACAGATTTCAGAACCTACTTCGATACTCTCCTGAAAGGAGGTATGTGA
- a CDS encoding proton-conducting transporter membrane subunit gives MQNLILYLAVGALGSYLLSKIAKQIGPVILFALSIFALYILWGMPTGTVEGLFGLEGMLKYTALAKYFSIVSLIVFASFGFFNISWISKTKNPSAFNALSILTLLGTLGVFFSSNLLALYIFWEIAVLGSLFIVPMGKEESRKATIWYIVISSIGTYMFLYGVFMLYAKYSTFDIFEIAQYLPNESLGFRWTVVLLMLGAGIAKSGIFPLHTWLRNVHGNAPDTFSAVLSGQLVKMGSYLLALVLSVFPIANMFSEFYNGINILSYLLVWLGNISILIGTLMAIKQNDMKMLIAYSTVANGGYILIGLATLHQVGYAGGLFHVVNHALAATMIFLSFAAVTYRTGTTKIDELGGLIHRMPVTFVTYLVGIISLAGIPPTSGFISKWMIFQSLVSKGMFVTELFVFVGSIGSFLYVFRPLAGVFLGQLKSKHKDVKEVPVIMQIPMIILTALTVLWGIFPQQVLTWITDVQKEFGMKPFEFEGTVLKTSLGYWDTWVVFVMFAVGFIIAAIIYILMPKGKRIPLEDQYTSGEFLHNYDLYHYAGKFYAFLEREYEGHPSFEDWYLSIVNVLKAIGKGVDYLARRTASAYLFWTALVVLLIMWWRW, from the coding sequence ATGCAAAATCTGATACTATACTTGGCTGTCGGAGCACTCGGAAGTTACTTACTTTCCAAAATAGCTAAGCAGATAGGGCCTGTTATATTGTTCGCTCTCTCGATATTCGCTTTGTACATCCTTTGGGGTATGCCAACAGGAACGGTTGAAGGACTATTTGGCCTTGAAGGTATGTTGAAATACACCGCTTTGGCAAAATACTTCTCAATAGTGTCGCTTATAGTATTTGCATCTTTCGGTTTCTTCAATATCTCGTGGATCAGCAAGACAAAAAATCCGAGTGCATTTAACGCTCTTTCGATACTCACATTACTTGGCACACTCGGTGTTTTCTTCTCTTCTAATTTACTCGCATTATACATATTCTGGGAAATCGCCGTTCTTGGTTCGTTGTTCATAGTGCCGATGGGAAAAGAGGAATCTCGTAAGGCAACTATATGGTATATCGTGATAAGCTCGATAGGTACATACATGTTCCTTTACGGAGTGTTCATGCTGTATGCAAAATATTCAACTTTTGACATATTTGAAATCGCTCAGTACTTGCCAAACGAATCACTTGGATTCAGATGGACAGTAGTACTTCTGATGCTTGGTGCTGGTATTGCAAAGAGCGGTATATTCCCGCTCCATACATGGCTGAGGAACGTGCACGGAAACGCACCCGATACGTTCAGTGCAGTACTTTCCGGTCAGCTTGTGAAGATGGGGTCTTACTTGCTCGCTCTGGTTTTAAGCGTATTTCCAATCGCTAATATGTTCTCTGAATTTTACAATGGGATAAATATTCTCTCTTACTTGTTGGTCTGGCTTGGTAATATATCGATCCTCATAGGAACGCTTATGGCCATAAAGCAGAACGATATGAAGATGCTCATAGCGTACTCGACAGTGGCAAACGGTGGTTACATACTTATAGGTCTTGCCACGCTCCATCAAGTCGGATACGCAGGTGGACTCTTCCACGTTGTAAACCACGCCCTTGCCGCAACTATGATATTCCTTTCATTTGCGGCGGTTACATATAGAACAGGTACAACCAAGATCGACGAACTCGGTGGATTAATCCACAGGATGCCGGTCACGTTCGTTACATATTTGGTGGGAATCATCTCGCTTGCAGGTATTCCACCAACAAGCGGATTCATATCAAAATGGATGATATTCCAAAGCTTAGTGTCAAAGGGTATGTTCGTAACAGAACTTTTCGTATTCGTTGGTAGCATCGGTTCGTTCTTGTACGTTTTTAGGCCTCTTGCAGGCGTATTCCTCGGGCAATTGAAGAGTAAACACAAAGATGTTAAAGAAGTGCCAGTAATTATGCAAATTCCTATGATCATCCTCACAGCTTTAACCGTGCTCTGGGGTATATTCCCGCAACAAGTTTTGACATGGATAACCGATGTACAGAAGGAATTTGGCATGAAGCCTTTTGAATTCGAAGGCACGGTCTTAAAGACAAGTTTGGGATACTGGGACACATGGGTAGTCTTCGTGATGTTTGCAGTCGGTTTCATAATCGCAGCAATAATCTACATACTCATGCCAAAAGGCAAGAGGATACCGCTTGAAGATCAGTATACATCTGGTGAGTTCTTGCACAACTATGATCTGTACCATTATGCTGGTAAATTCTATGCCTTCCTCGAAAGAGAATACGAAGGTCATCCTTCATTCGAAGATTGGTACCTGTCTATAGTTAACGTGCTTAAGGCTATCGGAAAAGGTGTCGACTATCTTGCAAGACGCACAGCCTCGGCGTACCTTTTCTGGACTGCTTTGGTTGTTCTGTTGATAATGTGGTGGAGGTGGTAA